In Heliomicrobium gestii, a single genomic region encodes these proteins:
- the disA gene encoding DNA integrity scanning diadenylate cyclase DisA, whose product MREPDEKFLRALRVLAPGTSLREGLENILRAKTGALIVIGDSRQVLDAVEGGFLINCPYSPAAMYELGKMDGAIVLNSDASRILYANTQLVPDPGIPSGETGIRHRTAERVARQTGEMVVSISQRRGIITLYQGTLRYTLRDIPTILTKANQGLQTLEKYRSVITKALHSLTIMEFQDLVTVFDVARVLQRIEMFSRMFQEMQQYICELGNEGRLVRMQLAELVDNIEEQGQSIIEDYRTTENRSVTQIREEIRHHSNDIPDLLPIARALGYGSGLGVLDMSVSPRGYRILAKIPRLPYAVVENLVGAFGGLQNICRASTEELDEVEGIGEVRARAIKEGVRRLREQVLLGEN is encoded by the coding sequence ATGAGAGAACCCGATGAGAAATTTTTGAGGGCCCTGCGCGTCCTCGCTCCCGGCACCTCATTGCGAGAGGGGTTGGAAAACATCCTGCGGGCGAAGACCGGCGCGCTGATCGTCATTGGCGATAGCCGGCAGGTGCTCGATGCGGTCGAGGGCGGCTTCCTGATCAACTGCCCCTACTCGCCGGCGGCGATGTACGAACTGGGCAAGATGGACGGCGCCATCGTCCTGAACAGCGACGCCAGCCGCATTCTCTATGCCAACACACAGCTCGTGCCCGATCCCGGCATCCCTTCCGGGGAAACGGGCATTCGCCACCGGACGGCCGAGCGGGTGGCCCGCCAGACCGGCGAAATGGTGGTCTCCATCTCCCAGCGCCGCGGGATCATCACCCTCTACCAGGGGACGCTCCGCTATACCCTGCGCGACATTCCGACCATCCTGACGAAGGCCAATCAAGGCTTGCAGACCCTGGAAAAGTATAGGTCTGTGATCACCAAGGCCCTTCACAGCCTGACCATCATGGAGTTTCAAGACCTGGTCACCGTCTTTGATGTGGCCCGTGTCCTCCAGCGCATCGAGATGTTTTCGCGCATGTTTCAAGAGATGCAACAGTATATCTGTGAATTGGGCAACGAAGGACGCCTCGTGCGCATGCAGTTGGCCGAACTGGTAGACAACATCGAGGAGCAGGGCCAGTCGATCATCGAGGACTACCGGACGACGGAGAACCGTTCCGTTACACAGATCCGCGAAGAGATCCGCCATCACTCCAATGACATTCCCGATCTGCTCCCCATCGCCCGCGCGCTCGGCTATGGGTCGGGACTGGGGGTGCTGGATATGTCCGTCTCGCCTCGAGGGTATCGTATCCTGGCCAAAATCCCGCGCCTTCCCTATGCGGTGGTGGAAAACCTGGTCGGCGCCTTTGGCGGGCTCCAGAACATCTGCCGCGCCTCCACAGAGGAACTGGATGAGGTGGAAGGCATCGGCGAGGTCCGGGCGCGAGCGATCAAGGAAGGGGTGCGCCGCCTGCGCGAACAGGTGTTGCTGGGAGAGAACTGA
- a CDS encoding spore coat protein produces MAGALKMRKTSRQSPKGQGNGQGDGQQTDPSHGLGSNPSYAQATGTATGGGPQGSDELTAQEMFWDVLGTEKQLAQLCNRAALEAGQPGLYQDLMAILNETQACHRELFHVMLQRGWYHLHPADLMQTQQVFHDFHSMAQSLNNQNQGNQGEPGQSTQSGGNGAASGGSASGGSGNTSGGSSSGGSGGN; encoded by the coding sequence ATGGCCGGCGCGTTGAAAATGCGAAAAACGTCCCGCCAGTCGCCGAAGGGGCAAGGCAACGGCCAGGGGGATGGGCAACAAACCGATCCAAGCCATGGCCTGGGAAGCAATCCGTCCTACGCCCAGGCGACAGGAACAGCGACCGGGGGCGGCCCTCAAGGCTCCGATGAGCTGACCGCGCAGGAGATGTTTTGGGACGTCTTGGGCACGGAGAAACAACTGGCTCAGTTGTGCAATCGGGCGGCCTTAGAGGCGGGACAGCCGGGGCTCTACCAGGATCTGATGGCCATCCTCAACGAAACGCAGGCCTGCCACCGGGAACTGTTTCATGTGATGCTGCAGCGCGGATGGTACCACCTGCACCCGGCCGATCTGATGCAGACCCAGCAGGTTTTCCACGATTTTCACTCGATGGCGCAGTCCTTGAACAACCAAAACCAGGGCAATCAAGGCGAACCGGGCCAGTCAACACAGAGCGGCGGAAACGGCGCCGCTTCTGGGGGAAGCGCTTCCGGCGGTTCCGGCAACACTTCCGGCGGGTCTTCCAGCGGGGGAAGCGGCGGGAATTGA